From Methylomonas sp. EFPC3, a single genomic window includes:
- a CDS encoding DciA family protein, protein MNKPKIFGFKPAADFNKNQISLCLSNIAKQRELLAIVRAGLPDELAKHVLHCVASDSAILLYSDSANWASQIRFFARNILEKLHDAGEMGLVKLQVRIVTAAVGASAAPRKPRLPSAETIEVLCRSVDSATGDDALAVALKRLGDTLRRRTQEG, encoded by the coding sequence ATGAATAAACCCAAAATATTCGGTTTTAAACCTGCAGCGGATTTTAATAAAAATCAGATTAGTTTATGCCTAAGCAACATTGCCAAGCAACGGGAATTGTTGGCAATCGTTCGAGCCGGATTACCGGATGAACTGGCGAAACACGTTCTGCATTGCGTTGCCTCGGATTCGGCGATTCTGCTCTACAGCGACTCCGCTAATTGGGCATCGCAAATTCGTTTTTTTGCGCGGAACATTCTGGAAAAGTTGCATGACGCCGGCGAGATGGGCTTGGTCAAACTGCAGGTTCGAATCGTGACCGCGGCTGTCGGCGCATCTGCGGCGCCCCGCAAGCCAAGGTTGCCTTCGGCGGAGACCATCGAAGTACTTTGCCGGAGTGTTGACAGCGCTACCGGCGATGACGCGTTGGCTGTAGCGTTGAAGCGTTTGGGCGATACTTTGCGGCGGAGGACGCAGGAAGGCTAG
- the ftsA gene encoding cell division protein FtsA: protein MAKKTDRNILVGLDIGTSKVAAIVGEYRGGDEIEVIGIGTAPSKGLKKGIVVNLESTVHSIQRAVEEAELMAGCQIKSVFAGIAGSHIKSLNSHGIVAIKEKEVTQHDIDRVIDSARAVAIPADQKILHILPQEFVIDQQEGIKEPIGMSGIRLEAKVHMVTSSVSAEQNIVKCIRKCGLDVDDIVLEQLASCSAVLTDDEKDLGVCLIDIGGGTTDLAIFSEGAIKHTAVIPIAGDQVTNDIAVALRTPTKNAEDIKRQYACALTQLADPQQTINVPSIGDREPRKISAQNLAEIVEPRYEELMLLVQAELRRSGYEDLIAAGMVITGGSSQVKGLVELAEEIFHMPVRMGVPLHVSGLTDVAENPIYSTAVGLLLYGKDHHGRALGINDDGADLLSKIKSWFQGNF, encoded by the coding sequence ATGGCCAAAAAGACAGATCGAAATATTTTAGTGGGATTGGACATAGGCACGTCGAAGGTCGCGGCCATCGTCGGCGAATACCGCGGCGGCGACGAAATCGAAGTGATCGGTATCGGCACCGCGCCGTCCAAGGGCTTGAAAAAAGGCATCGTGGTCAATCTGGAATCGACCGTGCATTCGATCCAGCGCGCGGTCGAGGAAGCCGAATTGATGGCCGGTTGCCAGATCAAATCGGTTTTCGCGGGCATCGCCGGCAGCCATATCAAAAGCCTGAATTCGCACGGCATCGTCGCGATCAAGGAAAAGGAAGTCACCCAGCACGACATCGACCGGGTGATCGATTCGGCGCGGGCGGTGGCAATTCCGGCCGATCAGAAAATCCTGCACATCCTGCCGCAGGAGTTTGTGATCGACCAGCAGGAAGGCATCAAGGAACCGATCGGCATGTCCGGCATTCGCCTGGAAGCCAAGGTACACATGGTCACCAGCAGCGTCAGCGCCGAACAAAACATCGTCAAATGCATCCGCAAATGCGGTCTGGACGTCGACGACATCGTGCTGGAGCAACTGGCTTCGTGTTCGGCGGTATTGACCGACGACGAGAAGGATCTGGGCGTGTGCCTGATCGACATCGGTGGCGGCACCACCGATCTGGCGATCTTTTCGGAAGGCGCGATCAAGCACACAGCGGTGATTCCGATTGCCGGTGACCAGGTCACCAACGATATCGCGGTCGCGTTACGGACGCCGACCAAAAACGCCGAGGACATCAAGCGCCAATATGCCTGCGCCTTGACCCAATTGGCCGATCCGCAACAGACCATCAACGTGCCGAGCATCGGCGACCGCGAGCCGCGCAAAATCTCGGCGCAAAACCTGGCCGAGATCGTCGAGCCGCGTTACGAGGAGTTGATGCTGTTGGTGCAAGCAGAATTGAGAAGAAGTGGATATGAAGATCTGATCGCCGCCGGCATGGTAATCACCGGCGGCAGCTCCCAAGTGAAGGGATTGGTCGAATTGGCGGAGGAAATTTTCCACATGCCGGTTCGGATGGGCGTACCGCTGCACGTGTCGGGATTGACCGATGTAGCGGAAAACCCGATTTATTCGACCGCGGTCGGTCTGTTGCTGTACGGCAAGGATCATCACGGCCGGGCGTTAGGCATAAACGATGACGGCGCCGATCTGTTATCGAAAATAAAAAGCTGGTTTCAAGGTAATTTTTAA
- the ftsZ gene encoding cell division protein FtsZ — translation MKYELLDSSGSAVIKVIGVGGGGGNAVNHMAADGIDGVQFICANTDAQALREMNVESIVQLGVELTKGLGAGTRPEIGRAAAEENRDRIREVISGADMVFLTAGMGGGTGTGAIAVFAEVAKELGVLTVAVVSKPFDFEGSKKKGVADAGLRELEKLVDSLIIIPNQKLLPTLGNNKSLVEAFRAANDVLRDAVQGITELITHPGLMNVDFADVRTVMSNMGSAIMGTGVASGENRARLAAEKAIACPLLDDNNLQGARGILVNVTSNGDLGLNEFDEIGSIMHAFASEDADMKIGMAVNPTLGNEIKVTVVATGMGDKAKHAAPISLVKKVAAGEVDYGQLEKPTVIRQQKQESTRESRFGAQPRNDVDLDYLDVPAFLRRQAD, via the coding sequence ATGAAATATGAATTATTGGATAGCAGCGGCAGTGCTGTGATTAAAGTGATCGGCGTCGGCGGCGGCGGCGGCAATGCGGTCAACCACATGGCAGCCGACGGTATCGACGGCGTCCAGTTTATCTGCGCCAACACCGATGCCCAGGCCCTGCGGGAAATGAACGTCGAATCCATCGTCCAACTGGGTGTAGAGCTGACCAAAGGCTTGGGCGCCGGCACCCGGCCGGAAATCGGTAGAGCCGCGGCCGAAGAAAACCGCGACCGCATCCGCGAAGTCATCTCTGGCGCCGACATGGTATTCCTGACCGCCGGCATGGGTGGCGGTACCGGTACCGGGGCGATTGCGGTGTTCGCCGAAGTCGCCAAAGAGTTGGGCGTACTGACCGTTGCCGTGGTATCCAAACCTTTCGACTTCGAAGGTTCCAAGAAAAAAGGCGTGGCCGACGCCGGCTTGCGCGAACTGGAAAAACTGGTCGATTCCTTGATCATCATTCCTAACCAAAAACTGCTGCCGACTCTGGGCAACAACAAATCGCTGGTCGAAGCCTTCCGCGCCGCCAACGACGTATTGCGCGATGCGGTTCAGGGCATCACCGAGCTGATTACCCATCCGGGCCTGATGAACGTCGACTTTGCCGACGTCCGTACCGTGATGTCCAACATGGGTAGCGCGATCATGGGTACCGGCGTCGCCAGCGGCGAAAACCGGGCCCGCTTGGCGGCGGAAAAAGCCATTGCCTGCCCGCTGCTGGACGACAACAATCTGCAAGGCGCGCGCGGCATCCTGGTCAACGTCACCTCCAACGGCGACCTGGGCCTGAACGAGTTCGACGAAATCGGCAGCATCATGCACGCGTTCGCTTCCGAAGACGCCGACATGAAAATCGGCATGGCGGTTAATCCGACCTTGGGTAACGAAATCAAAGTCACCGTGGTTGCGACCGGCATGGGCGATAAAGCCAAACACGCCGCTCCGATCAGTCTGGTGAAAAAGGTCGCGGCCGGCGAAGTCGATTACGGCCAACTGGAAAAACCGACCGTAATCCGCCAGCAAAAGCAGGAATCGACCCGGGAGTCGCGTTTCGGCGCCCAACCGAGAAACGATGTCGATCTGGACTACTTGGACGTACCGGCCTTCTTGCGTCGCCAAGCGGACTAA
- the lpxC gene encoding UDP-3-O-acyl-N-acetylglucosamine deacetylase: protein MIKQRTLKNTIRATGVGLHTGDKVYLTLHPSEPDTGIRFRRVDLEAPVMISARPENVGETKLSTTLVRDGVKVSTVEHLLSALAGLGIDNAIVDVSAAEVPIMDGSAGPFVFLLQSAGVVEQDAPKQYIRIKREVRVEDGDKWAAFLPFEGFKVTFTIDFEHPAFSEHLKTAVMDFSTTTFVKEVARARTFGFMKDIEFLRENNLALGGSLDNAIVVDDDKVLNEDGLRYADEFVKHKILDAIGDLYLLGHSLIGEYQGFKSGHALNNKLLLTLLNETDAWEKVTFENAEDAPISFLHSAQSSARATG from the coding sequence ATGATTAAACAGCGTACTTTGAAGAACACGATCAGAGCCACCGGCGTCGGCTTGCATACCGGCGACAAAGTCTATCTGACTCTGCACCCGTCCGAGCCGGACACCGGCATCCGCTTCCGCCGCGTCGATTTGGAAGCGCCGGTCATGATTTCCGCTCGTCCCGAAAATGTCGGCGAGACCAAACTATCCACCACGTTGGTACGCGACGGCGTCAAGGTTTCTACGGTAGAGCATTTACTGTCGGCTCTGGCCGGACTGGGCATCGATAACGCGATCGTCGATGTCAGCGCCGCCGAAGTACCGATCATGGACGGCAGCGCCGGGCCTTTTGTATTTTTACTGCAGTCGGCCGGCGTCGTCGAACAAGACGCGCCCAAGCAATATATCCGGATCAAACGCGAAGTCAGGGTTGAAGATGGCGACAAATGGGCGGCTTTTCTGCCGTTCGAAGGCTTTAAAGTCACTTTCACGATCGATTTCGAACATCCGGCTTTTTCCGAGCATTTGAAAACCGCGGTGATGGATTTCTCGACGACGACTTTCGTCAAGGAAGTGGCCCGAGCCCGCACCTTCGGCTTTATGAAAGACATCGAGTTTTTGCGGGAAAATAATCTGGCGCTGGGCGGCAGCCTGGATAACGCCATCGTGGTCGACGACGACAAGGTGCTGAACGAAGACGGTCTGCGTTACGCCGACGAATTCGTCAAACACAAGATTCTCGATGCGATCGGCGACCTGTATCTGCTGGGCCACAGCCTGATCGGCGAATATCAGGGCTTCAAATCCGGCCACGCGCTAAATAATAAATTGTTATTGACGCTACTGAACGAAACCGACGCCTGGGAAAAGGTCACCTTCGAAAACGCCGAGGACGCGCCGATTTCCTTCTTGCATTCGGCACAGTCTTCCGCACGAGCCACGGGCTGA
- a CDS encoding class I SAM-dependent methyltransferase, translating into MDVKEESILGDAVYTHWYYLSKLKAIQGLLADIVFKRILDVGAGSGIFSKLLLIDAGSAARCVDTAYADDERRELYQGKDIVFVKTINSVDEDVVLMIDVIEHVENDREFLKYYVDRMPVGGHVLISVPAFNLLWSGHDVFLEHKRRYSLGELESLVKNAGLHVVKGRYFFGLLFPIVAAIRIFSRWRGSTNKNQAKSDLTKASNIVNSLLITIHQVEAKTLFLINRGAGLSAFCLAKKVS; encoded by the coding sequence GTGGACGTTAAAGAAGAGTCAATATTAGGCGATGCTGTTTATACGCATTGGTATTACTTGTCCAAACTGAAGGCCATTCAAGGGTTATTGGCGGATATTGTTTTTAAAAGAATTCTTGATGTTGGTGCAGGATCCGGAATTTTTTCGAAATTGTTGTTGATCGACGCTGGGTCGGCTGCGCGTTGCGTCGATACTGCATATGCCGATGATGAAAGGCGCGAGCTTTATCAGGGTAAGGATATCGTTTTTGTTAAGACAATCAATTCTGTCGATGAGGATGTCGTATTAATGATTGACGTTATTGAACACGTTGAGAACGATCGAGAGTTTTTAAAATATTATGTTGATAGAATGCCTGTGGGTGGGCATGTTTTAATTTCTGTGCCGGCGTTTAATTTGCTATGGTCGGGCCATGACGTTTTCTTGGAGCATAAACGACGCTATTCTTTAGGGGAATTAGAATCGCTTGTAAAGAACGCAGGGCTGCATGTAGTAAAAGGTCGGTATTTTTTTGGGTTGCTATTTCCTATTGTAGCCGCGATTCGAATATTTAGTAGATGGCGAGGCAGTACGAATAAAAATCAGGCGAAAAGCGATTTGACTAAGGCAAGTAATATTGTCAATAGTTTATTGATAACGATTCATCAGGTGGAAGCCAAGACTTTATTTTTGATCAATAGAGGTGCAGGGTTGTCTGCTTTTTGTTTGGCAAAGAAAGTGAGTTAG
- a CDS encoding GtrA family protein, with protein MRKTKKQKKHHRVKGKARYIAVPTKSGNPSSQTKWQILKFAIVGGLATATHAGIFAFVIETQLAQALEANFIAFAVAFLISFLGQYHWTFRNSSDTHWSKKMTKFLIVALIGLGLNTAGVLVIVERLLLPYHYAILFMVTVVPVTTFIINKKWAFS; from the coding sequence ATGCGTAAAACCAAAAAGCAAAAAAAACATCACCGAGTCAAAGGGAAAGCTCGTTATATTGCGGTCCCAACCAAATCCGGAAATCCATCAAGCCAAACCAAATGGCAAATTTTAAAATTTGCCATCGTCGGCGGTTTAGCAACAGCAACGCATGCGGGTATATTTGCCTTTGTTATTGAAACGCAGTTAGCCCAAGCCCTAGAAGCTAACTTTATCGCCTTTGCCGTCGCCTTTTTAATATCCTTTTTAGGCCAGTACCACTGGACCTTTCGAAATAGCAGCGATACGCATTGGTCCAAAAAGATGACCAAGTTTTTGATCGTCGCATTGATTGGATTGGGCCTAAATACTGCGGGAGTGCTGGTTATCGTCGAGCGGTTGTTATTACCTTATCACTACGCCATATTATTTATGGTAACAGTAGTTCCGGTGACGACTTTCATTATCAACAAAAAATGGGCTTTTTCCTAA